A single window of Lysobacter oculi DNA harbors:
- a CDS encoding response regulator encodes MARILVIDDSPSQLAGIRRIVEKLGHECLTAEDGAQGVETAKAELPDLILMDVVMPNLNGFQATRAISRHETTNHIPVILVTTKDQETDKVWGMRQGAKGYLTKPFTEAELSEAITGTLGA; translated from the coding sequence ATGGCGCGCATCCTGGTCATCGATGACTCACCGTCGCAACTGGCGGGTATCCGGCGCATCGTCGAAAAACTCGGCCACGAGTGCCTGACCGCCGAAGACGGCGCACAGGGCGTGGAAACGGCGAAGGCCGAATTGCCCGACCTGATTTTGATGGATGTGGTGATGCCGAACCTCAACGGGTTCCAGGCCACCCGCGCGATCAGCCGCCACGAAACCACCAACCACATCCCGGTGATCCTGGTGACGACCAAGGACCAGGAAACCGACAAGGTCTGGGGCATGCGCCAGGGCGCGAAGGGCTATCTGACCAAGCCCTTCACCGAAGCCGAA
- a CDS encoding DUF7931 domain-containing protein — translation MDTQRLETSDDITAAIAGLADGALRSLMLYVPRPDDALWSSPALVDALRGFLTARSQREVQWLFGAVDGLARDHGALIALAQRLPSLLQLRQSEPDFAAPAAQAFIANDRGQMLLLDSGARLAATLTGAGDRVRPLVARFSDAWERARPLAELRTLGI, via the coding sequence ATGGACACGCAGCGGCTCGAAACCAGCGACGACATCACTGCCGCCATCGCCGGCCTGGCCGATGGCGCACTGCGCAGCCTGATGCTCTATGTGCCCCGCCCCGACGACGCGCTCTGGTCCAGCCCGGCGCTGGTCGATGCGCTGCGCGGCTTCCTGACCGCCCGCAGCCAGCGCGAGGTGCAGTGGCTGTTCGGCGCGGTGGATGGCCTGGCCCGCGACCACGGCGCGCTGATCGCGCTGGCCCAACGCCTGCCCAGCCTGCTGCAGTTGCGCCAGTCCGAACCCGACTTCGCCGCCCCCGCCGCGCAGGCCTTCATCGCCAACGACCGTGGCCAGATGCTGCTGCTCGACAGCGGCGCGCGGCTGGCCGCCACCCTTACCGGCGCCGGTGACCGCGTGCGTCCGCTGGTCGCGCGTTTCAGCGATGCCTGGGAACGTGCCCGGCCACTGGCGGAGCTGCGGACGCTCGGCATCTAG
- a CDS encoding cupin domain-containing protein yields the protein MIEIDATGKGMLGMLPVQFLREYWQKKPLLIRNAFPGFESPIQPEDLAGLACEEGALARIVRHDHAADTWQIENGPFPEEKFPDMPHQDWTLLVQDVDKWDADVRALLAHFPFLPRWRMDDIMVSFAAPGGSVGAHIDNYDVFLLQGVGHRRWQIDTRANPDDTYRDDVPLRLLKTFNPNHDWVLGPGDMLYLPPGVPHHGTAEDACLTISVGLRAPSSAELLEHYADSLTFDADERIRYADGDIQPPKDPNEIDEAALDRALAALNQLRLSGRDELGEWFGRFVSAYRVAAGQAPSPADAAGIDLVASVGDGATWLRHPYSRMAWRKMGDAALLFANGAAFPASVADARLIAGMEQVDEEAAAALTGKGRALLQQLADAGHYQPVEDDEEA from the coding sequence ATGATCGAAATCGACGCCACCGGCAAGGGCATGCTGGGCATGCTGCCCGTGCAGTTCCTGCGCGAGTACTGGCAGAAAAAACCGCTGCTGATCCGCAACGCCTTCCCGGGTTTCGAATCGCCGATCCAGCCCGAAGACCTGGCCGGCCTGGCCTGCGAGGAAGGCGCGCTGGCCCGCATCGTCCGCCACGACCACGCCGCCGACACCTGGCAGATCGAGAACGGCCCGTTCCCGGAAGAGAAATTCCCGGACATGCCGCACCAGGACTGGACCCTGCTGGTGCAGGACGTGGACAAGTGGGATGCCGATGTCCGCGCGCTGCTGGCGCATTTCCCCTTCCTGCCGCGTTGGCGGATGGACGACATCATGGTGTCGTTCGCCGCGCCCGGCGGATCGGTCGGCGCCCACATCGACAACTACGACGTGTTCCTGCTGCAGGGCGTCGGCCACCGGCGCTGGCAGATCGACACCCGCGCCAACCCGGACGATACCTACCGCGACGACGTCCCGCTGCGCCTTCTGAAAACCTTCAACCCCAACCACGACTGGGTGCTCGGCCCGGGCGACATGCTCTACCTGCCGCCGGGCGTGCCGCACCACGGCACCGCCGAGGACGCCTGCCTGACCATCTCGGTCGGCCTGCGCGCACCTTCCAGCGCCGAGCTGCTGGAGCACTACGCCGACAGCCTCACCTTCGACGCCGACGAGCGCATCCGCTACGCCGATGGCGACATCCAGCCGCCCAAGGACCCGAACGAGATCGACGAAGCCGCGCTCGACCGCGCACTCGCCGCGCTCAACCAACTGCGCCTCTCGGGCCGCGACGAGCTGGGCGAGTGGTTCGGGCGCTTCGTCTCCGCCTATCGCGTGGCCGCGGGCCAGGCCCCCTCGCCCGCGGACGCCGCCGGCATCGACCTGGTCGCCAGCGTGGGCGATGGCGCGACGTGGCTTCGCCATCCCTACTCGCGCATGGCCTGGCGCAAGATGGGCGATGCCGCGCTGCTGTTCGCCAACGGCGCCGCCTTCCCTGCCTCCGTCGCCGATGCCCGGCTGATCGCAGGCATGGAACAGGTGGATGAAGAGGCGGCGGCCGCCCTGACCGGCAAGGGCCGCGCGCTGCTGCAGCAACTGGCCGATGCCGGTCACTACCAACCCGTGGAAGACGACGAGGAAGCCTGA
- a CDS encoding 2-oxoglutarate dehydrogenase E1 component, with the protein MADSLLKQFARSSQLGANAAYIEDLYEQYLAAPDSVGPKWKQYFDDFKGREAGDVPHSVVADAVAAAGRQARRGQLATAEGAGDERERNVGRLITAYRSRGHLAAKIDPLEMLVHPDAPDLTLGFHRLSDADLGSEFSTGGVGGKERMKLADLLATLKATYTGPIGAEFMHIADAEQRRFMYERLEAAAGKFGRSTDDKKRILERLTAAEGLERYLGTKYVGQKRFSLEGGDALIPMMDQLIRYSGAAGVKEMVIGMAHRGRLNVLVNTLGKPPRALFDEFEGKFEHPTHDRAHTGDVKYHMGFSADVATPGGPMHLALAFNPSHLEIVNPVVAGSVRSRQLRRNDKERKQVLPVLLHGDAAFAGQGVGMELLQMSQARGFAVGGTVHIVINNQVGFTTSERQDARSTLYCTDVAKMVGAPILHVNGDDPEAVVFCAELAFDFRQRFGRDVVIDLVCYRRNGHNEADEPAATQPLMYQKIRAMKTTREKYGDVLAGEGVIAADDVKAAADAYRDKLDAGQVTAEVVKVVPDDFAPDWSKLLEGKLGDKVDTTVPRDELDALAAQINTIPAEVTLHPRVAKIYDDRRKMAAGEQAADWGFAENLAYATLLKKDYRLRLVGQDSGRGTFFHRHAVLHDQKTDTPYLPLQQLVKNPEYATVIDSLLSEEAVMAFEYGYSTTDPNTLDIWEGQFGDFANGAQVVIDQFIASGEAKWGRLCGLALFLPHGYEGQGPEHSSARLERFLQLCALDNMMVCVPTTPAQAFHMIRRQLCMDTRKPLVVMTPKSLLRHKLAVSSLDELAAGEFQHLIPDAKADAKKVKRIVLCSGKVYYDLLEDAEKRGQDDVALIRVEQLYPFPRKQLSAELAKYPQARDVVWCQEEPQNQGAWFQIRHHLAACLANGQSLFYAGRARSPSPAAGHFSDHVSEQQKLIADALVNEPGLEPGVE; encoded by the coding sequence ATGGCGGATAGCCTCCTGAAGCAGTTTGCCCGGTCTTCCCAGCTTGGCGCCAACGCGGCGTACATCGAAGACCTCTACGAGCAATACCTCGCCGCCCCGGACAGCGTGGGCCCGAAGTGGAAGCAGTATTTCGATGACTTCAAGGGCCGCGAGGCCGGCGACGTCCCGCATTCGGTGGTCGCCGATGCCGTGGCCGCCGCAGGCCGCCAGGCCCGCCGAGGCCAGCTGGCCACGGCCGAAGGCGCCGGCGACGAGCGCGAGCGCAATGTCGGTCGCCTGATCACCGCCTACCGTTCGCGCGGCCACCTGGCGGCCAAGATCGACCCGCTGGAAATGCTGGTGCATCCCGATGCGCCGGACCTGACCCTCGGCTTCCACCGCCTGTCCGATGCCGATCTCGGCAGCGAGTTCAGCACCGGTGGCGTCGGCGGCAAGGAGCGGATGAAGCTGGCCGACCTGCTGGCCACGCTCAAGGCGACCTACACCGGCCCGATCGGCGCCGAGTTCATGCACATCGCCGACGCCGAGCAGCGCCGTTTCATGTACGAGCGCCTCGAAGCCGCCGCCGGCAAGTTCGGCCGCAGCACCGACGACAAGAAGCGCATCCTGGAACGCCTGACCGCCGCCGAAGGCCTGGAACGCTACCTCGGCACCAAGTACGTCGGCCAGAAGCGCTTCTCGCTGGAAGGCGGGGACGCGCTGATCCCGATGATGGACCAGCTGATCCGTTACTCCGGTGCCGCCGGCGTCAAGGAAATGGTCATCGGCATGGCCCACCGCGGCCGTCTCAACGTCCTCGTCAACACGCTCGGCAAGCCGCCACGCGCCCTGTTCGACGAGTTCGAAGGCAAGTTCGAACACCCCACGCACGACCGCGCCCACACCGGCGACGTGAAGTACCACATGGGCTTCTCCGCCGACGTCGCCACCCCCGGCGGCCCGATGCACCTGGCGCTCGCCTTCAACCCGTCGCATCTGGAAATCGTCAACCCGGTCGTGGCCGGCTCGGTGCGTTCGCGCCAGCTGCGCCGCAACGACAAGGAACGCAAGCAGGTGCTGCCGGTGCTGCTGCACGGCGACGCCGCGTTCGCCGGCCAGGGCGTCGGCATGGAATTGCTGCAGATGTCGCAGGCGCGCGGTTTCGCGGTCGGCGGCACCGTCCACATCGTCATCAACAACCAGGTCGGCTTCACCACCAGCGAGCGCCAGGACGCGCGTTCCACGCTGTACTGCACCGATGTCGCCAAGATGGTCGGTGCGCCGATCCTGCACGTGAACGGCGATGACCCGGAAGCCGTGGTGTTCTGCGCCGAACTGGCCTTCGATTTCCGCCAGCGCTTCGGCCGCGACGTCGTCATCGACCTGGTCTGCTACCGCCGCAACGGCCACAACGAGGCCGACGAACCGGCCGCGACCCAGCCGCTGATGTACCAGAAGATCCGCGCGATGAAGACCACGCGCGAGAAGTACGGCGACGTGCTGGCTGGCGAAGGCGTGATCGCCGCCGATGACGTCAAGGCCGCCGCCGACGCCTACCGCGACAAGCTCGATGCCGGCCAGGTCACCGCCGAGGTGGTGAAGGTGGTGCCGGACGATTTCGCGCCCGACTGGTCCAAGCTGCTCGAAGGCAAGCTCGGCGACAAGGTGGACACCACCGTGCCGCGCGACGAGCTGGACGCGCTGGCCGCGCAGATCAACACCATCCCCGCCGAAGTCACCCTGCACCCGCGCGTCGCCAAGATCTACGACGACCGCCGCAAGATGGCCGCCGGCGAGCAGGCCGCCGACTGGGGTTTCGCCGAGAACCTGGCCTACGCCACCCTGTTGAAGAAGGACTACCGCCTGCGCCTGGTCGGCCAGGATTCCGGTCGCGGCACCTTCTTCCACCGCCACGCGGTGCTGCACGACCAGAAGACCGACACGCCCTACCTGCCGCTGCAGCAGCTGGTGAAGAACCCGGAGTACGCGACCGTCATCGACTCGCTGCTGTCGGAAGAAGCGGTGATGGCCTTCGAATACGGTTACTCCACCACCGATCCCAACACGCTCGACATCTGGGAAGGCCAGTTCGGTGACTTCGCCAACGGTGCACAGGTCGTCATCGACCAGTTCATCGCCTCGGGCGAAGCCAAGTGGGGCCGCCTGTGCGGTCTGGCGCTGTTCCTGCCGCATGGCTACGAAGGCCAGGGCCCGGAACACAGCTCGGCGCGCCTGGAGCGCTTCCTGCAGCTGTGCGCGCTGGACAACATGATGGTCTGCGTGCCGACCACGCCGGCGCAGGCCTTCCACATGATCCGCCGCCAGCTGTGCATGGACACCCGCAAGCCGCTGGTGGTGATGACGCCCAAGTCGCTGCTGCGCCACAAGCTGGCGGTGTCGTCGCTGGACGAACTCGCCGCCGGCGAATTCCAGCATCTCATCCCCGATGCCAAGGCCGACGCGAAGAAGGTCAAGCGCATCGTGCTGTGCTCGGGCAAGGTCTATTACGACCTGCTTGAAGATGCCGAGAAGCGCGGCCAGGACGATGTCGCGCTGATCCGCGTCGAGCAGCTCTACCCGTTCCCGCGCAAGCAGCTGTCCGCCGAACTGGCCAAGTACCCGCAGGCCCGCGACGTGGTCTGGTGCCAGGAAGAGCCGCAGAACCAGGGCGCGTGGTTCCAGATCCGCCACCACCTGGCCGCCTGCCTGGCCAATGGCCAGTCGCTGTTCTACGCGGGCCGCGCGCGTTCGCCTTCGCCGGCGGCCGGCCACTTCAGCGACCACGTCAGCGAACAACAGAAGCTGATCGCCGACGCGCTGGTCAACGAGCCCGGCCTCGAGCCGGGCGTCGAGTAA
- the sucB gene encoding dihydrolipoyllysine-residue succinyltransferase — protein sequence MATEIKVPVLPESVSDATIAGWHKKVGDAVKRDENLVDLETDKVVLEVPSPADGVLKEIKFDTGATVTSQQVIAVIEEGAVADAPKAEAKSDAPAAGAQEMQPKAEAAKAQAAAPSSTTPKPASDGKPSDNTSQLPPGAAFTAKKEGIDPSQVEGTGRRGAVTKEDLVNYASGKTAGVGGGARPEERVPMTRIRKTIAKRLMESKNSIAMLTSFNEVNLSKVMAMRNELQDDFVKANGIKLGFMSFFAKAAANALAKYPVVNASVDGDDIIYHGYADISVAVSTDKGLVTPVLRNVERMDFAEVEKSIAGYAKAAREGGLKLEDLQGGTFTITNGGTFGSLFSTPIVNPPQSAILGMHAIKERAIVENGQVVAAPMMYIALSYDHRIIDGKEAVLFLVDIKNQLENPHRMLLGM from the coding sequence ATGGCCACCGAAATCAAAGTCCCGGTTCTTCCCGAATCCGTCTCCGACGCCACCATCGCCGGCTGGCACAAGAAGGTCGGCGATGCCGTCAAGCGCGACGAGAACTTGGTCGATCTGGAAACCGACAAGGTGGTGCTTGAAGTCCCGTCGCCCGCCGATGGCGTGCTGAAGGAAATCAAGTTCGACACCGGCGCCACCGTCACCAGCCAGCAGGTCATCGCGGTGATCGAGGAAGGCGCGGTCGCCGACGCACCGAAGGCCGAAGCCAAGTCCGATGCCCCGGCCGCCGGCGCGCAGGAAATGCAGCCCAAGGCCGAGGCCGCCAAGGCGCAGGCCGCGGCGCCTTCGAGCACCACGCCGAAGCCCGCATCGGATGGCAAGCCGAGCGACAACACCTCGCAGCTGCCGCCGGGCGCCGCCTTCACCGCGAAGAAGGAAGGCATCGACCCGTCGCAGGTCGAGGGCACCGGCCGTCGCGGCGCGGTGACCAAGGAAGACCTCGTCAACTACGCCAGCGGCAAGACCGCCGGCGTCGGTGGCGGCGCGCGTCCGGAAGAGCGCGTGCCGATGACCCGCATCCGCAAGACCATCGCCAAGCGCCTGATGGAGTCGAAGAACTCCATCGCCATGCTGACCTCCTTCAACGAGGTCAACCTGTCGAAGGTGATGGCGATGCGCAACGAGCTGCAGGACGACTTCGTGAAGGCCAACGGCATCAAGCTCGGCTTCATGAGCTTCTTCGCCAAGGCCGCCGCCAACGCGCTGGCCAAGTACCCGGTCGTGAACGCCTCGGTCGATGGTGACGACATCATCTACCACGGCTACGCCGACATCTCGGTGGCGGTGTCGACCGACAAGGGGCTGGTGACGCCGGTGCTGCGCAACGTCGAGCGCATGGACTTCGCCGAGGTGGAGAAGAGCATCGCCGGCTACGCCAAGGCGGCGCGCGAAGGCGGCCTGAAGCTGGAAGACCTGCAGGGCGGCACCTTCACCATCACCAATGGCGGCACCTTCGGCTCGCTGTTCTCCACGCCGATCGTCAACCCGCCGCAGAGCGCCATCCTCGGCATGCACGCCATCAAGGAGCGCGCGATCGTCGAGAACGGCCAGGTCGTCGCCGCGCCGATGATGTACATCGCGCTGAGCTACGACCACCGCATCATCGACGGCAAGGAAGCGGTGCTGTTCCTGGTCGACATCAAGAACCAGCTGGAAAACCCGCACCGCATGCTGCTGGGGATGTAA
- a CDS encoding calcium:proton antiporter: protein MANMTNHNPRWTYAAPAVGIATLLLAMLAPGMPLIELLLVIGLFGSVIAAVHHAEVIAHKVGEPFGTIVLALAVTAIEVALIVTMMLAGGESTSGLARDTVFAAVMLILNGIIGFSLLAGSRRHSIQRYRIDGVTAALTTLTAIVVLTLVLPNFTTSVHGPVYGFSQLVFIAITTLVLFASFTMFQTMGHREYFLPVDDGDPKTEDHAEPPTTRESLVSLGLLLVSLVVVVLSAKKLAPDMEAMLVSVGAPRAVVGIIIAAIVLLPEGVAAVRAALANRVQTSLNLAVGSAIASIGLTIPTVSVVALVMDWPLALGLDNMSTVLLFLTLFVTSISLRTGKTNMQIGIVHVVLLGTYLFLSFVP from the coding sequence ATGGCGAACATGACCAACCACAATCCCCGCTGGACCTACGCGGCGCCCGCCGTCGGCATCGCAACCCTGCTGCTGGCGATGCTCGCGCCCGGCATGCCGCTGATCGAACTGCTGCTGGTGATCGGCCTGTTCGGCAGCGTGATCGCCGCCGTGCACCATGCCGAAGTGATCGCACACAAGGTCGGCGAGCCGTTCGGCACCATCGTGCTGGCGTTGGCAGTCACCGCGATCGAGGTGGCGCTGATCGTGACGATGATGCTGGCCGGCGGCGAATCGACATCCGGCCTTGCACGCGACACCGTGTTCGCGGCGGTGATGCTGATCCTCAACGGCATCATCGGTTTCAGCCTGCTCGCCGGCAGCCGCCGGCACAGCATCCAGCGCTATCGCATCGACGGCGTGACCGCGGCGCTGACCACGCTCACCGCGATCGTGGTGCTGACCCTGGTGCTGCCCAACTTCACCACCAGCGTGCATGGCCCCGTTTACGGTTTCTCGCAACTGGTATTCATCGCCATCACCACGCTGGTGCTGTTCGCATCGTTCACCATGTTCCAGACCATGGGCCACCGCGAGTATTTCCTGCCGGTGGACGATGGTGACCCGAAGACCGAAGACCATGCCGAGCCGCCGACCACGCGCGAATCCCTGGTCAGCCTGGGCCTGCTGCTGGTGAGTCTGGTCGTGGTGGTGCTGTCGGCCAAGAAGCTGGCGCCGGACATGGAGGCGATGCTGGTGAGCGTGGGCGCACCGCGCGCGGTGGTCGGCATCATCATCGCGGCCATCGTGCTGCTGCCCGAAGGCGTGGCGGCCGTGCGTGCCGCCCTCGCCAACCGCGTGCAGACCAGCCTCAACCTGGCCGTGGGCTCGGCCATCGCCAGCATCGGCCTGACTATCCCGACCGTCTCGGTGGTCGCACTGGTGATGGATTGGCCGCTGGCGCTCGGCCTGGACAACATGTCCACGGTGCTGCTGTTCCTCACGCTCTTCGTCACCTCCATTTCCCTGCGCACCGGCAAGACCAACATGCAGATCGGCATCGTGCATGTGGTGCTGCTCGGCACCTATCTGTTCCTCAGCTTCGTGCCGTGA
- the lpdA gene encoding dihydrolipoyl dehydrogenase, with protein MSEQQQFDVVVIGGGPAGYHAAIRAAQLGLKTACVDAALGKDGQPALGGTCLRVGCIPSKALLDSSRQFWNMGHIFGEHGISFADQKIDVKQMVGRKDKIVKQFTGGIAALFKANKVASFSGFGTLQPGNIVSVKQHDGSTVELKGTNVILAAGSDSIELPFAKFDGKTIVDNVGALDFEEVPKSLGVIGAGVIGLELGSVWNRLGAKVTVLEGMPDFLAAADKEVAKVAAREFKKQGLDIKLGCKVSNTEVKDDGVHVTYTDDKGATQELVVEKLLVAVGRRAASKGLLAEGTGVKVNERGQIEVDDHCHTGVDGVWAVGDCVRGPMLAHKGFEEGIEVAELIAGLPGHVNYDTIPWVIYTEPEIAWVGKTEEQLKADGVAYKAGSFPFAAVGRAVAMAEPIGFVKVLADAETDRILGMHLVGPNVSELVHEGVISMEFKGSADDLARICHAHPSLSEAVHDAAMAVDKRAIHKAN; from the coding sequence ATGTCCGAACAACAGCAATTCGATGTCGTCGTCATCGGCGGCGGCCCCGCCGGTTACCACGCCGCGATCCGCGCCGCGCAGCTCGGCCTCAAGACCGCCTGCGTCGATGCCGCGCTCGGCAAGGACGGCCAGCCGGCGCTCGGCGGCACCTGCCTGCGCGTGGGCTGCATCCCGTCCAAGGCGCTGCTCGATTCCAGCCGCCAGTTCTGGAACATGGGCCACATCTTCGGCGAGCACGGCATCTCCTTCGCCGACCAGAAGATCGACGTGAAGCAGATGGTCGGCCGCAAGGACAAGATCGTGAAGCAGTTCACCGGCGGCATCGCGGCGCTGTTCAAGGCCAACAAGGTGGCGTCGTTCTCGGGCTTCGGCACGCTGCAGCCGGGCAACATCGTCAGCGTCAAGCAGCATGACGGCAGCACGGTCGAGCTCAAGGGCACGAACGTCATCCTGGCCGCGGGTTCGGATTCCATCGAGCTGCCGTTCGCCAAGTTCGACGGCAAGACCATCGTCGACAACGTCGGCGCATTGGATTTCGAGGAAGTGCCGAAGTCGCTCGGCGTGATCGGCGCCGGCGTGATCGGCCTCGAACTCGGCAGCGTGTGGAACCGCCTGGGCGCGAAGGTCACGGTGCTGGAAGGCATGCCCGATTTCCTCGCCGCCGCCGACAAGGAAGTGGCGAAGGTCGCCGCGCGCGAGTTCAAGAAGCAGGGCCTCGACATCAAACTGGGCTGCAAGGTCAGCAACACGGAAGTGAAGGATGACGGCGTGCACGTCACCTACACCGACGACAAGGGCGCGACGCAGGAACTTGTCGTCGAGAAGCTGCTGGTCGCCGTGGGCCGCCGCGCCGCGAGCAAGGGCCTGCTGGCCGAGGGCACCGGCGTCAAGGTCAACGAGCGTGGCCAGATCGAAGTGGACGACCACTGCCACACCGGCGTCGATGGCGTCTGGGCGGTGGGCGACTGCGTGCGCGGCCCGATGCTGGCGCACAAGGGTTTCGAGGAAGGCATCGAAGTCGCCGAACTCATCGCCGGCCTGCCCGGCCACGTCAACTACGACACGATTCCGTGGGTGATCTACACCGAGCCGGAAATCGCCTGGGTCGGCAAGACCGAAGAGCAGCTCAAGGCCGATGGCGTGGCCTACAAGGCCGGCAGCTTCCCGTTCGCGGCGGTCGGTCGCGCGGTGGCGATGGCCGAGCCGATCGGTTTCGTCAAGGTGCTGGCCGATGCGGAAACCGACCGCATCCTCGGCATGCACCTGGTTGGCCCGAACGTGTCCGAACTGGTGCACGAAGGCGTGATCTCGATGGAGTTCAAGGGCAGCGCCGACGACCTCGCGCGCATCTGCCACGCGCATCCGAGCCTGTCGGAAGCCGTGCACGATGCCGCGATGGCGGTGGACAAGCGCGCGATCCACAAGGCGAACTGA
- a CDS encoding YhdH/YhfP family quinone oxidoreductase, producing the protein MSVPAQFDAFRIHDDADGYHSGIERISLDDLSPGEIVIKTAFSSVNYKDALAGTGEGKILRRFPLNGGIDVAGHVVQSSDPAFKKGDAVLVTGCGLSETRDGGYSEYARIESKWAIALPAGLSLRESMILGTAGFTAALALYRMQDNRQSPALGPIAITGATGGVGSLGIAIFTRAGYEVHAVSGKADQQDYLRSLGARDILGRDALGTKRPMESVRFGGALDNVGGPMLNSLLAQTAPYGNVASAGLAASAELPTTVMPFIIRGVSLLGVASAGTARDIREAIWTHLASDWKPAALDAICTAETELAGLPDIFRKMLAGGSLGRTLVRF; encoded by the coding sequence ATGAGCGTTCCCGCGCAGTTCGACGCCTTCCGCATCCACGATGACGCCGACGGTTACCACAGCGGCATCGAACGGATTTCGCTCGATGACCTTTCGCCCGGCGAGATCGTCATCAAGACGGCGTTCTCCTCGGTCAATTACAAGGATGCGCTGGCCGGCACCGGCGAAGGCAAGATCCTGCGCCGCTTCCCGCTCAACGGCGGCATCGACGTGGCCGGCCATGTCGTGCAATCCAGCGACCCGGCCTTCAAGAAAGGCGACGCGGTGCTGGTCACCGGCTGCGGCCTGTCGGAGACCCGCGACGGCGGCTATTCGGAATACGCTCGGATTGAATCGAAGTGGGCCATCGCCCTGCCCGCCGGCCTGTCACTGCGCGAATCGATGATCCTCGGCACCGCCGGCTTCACCGCCGCGCTGGCGCTGTACCGCATGCAGGACAACCGGCAGTCGCCGGCCCTCGGACCCATCGCCATCACCGGCGCAACCGGCGGCGTCGGCTCGCTCGGCATCGCCATCTTCACCCGCGCCGGCTACGAGGTGCATGCGGTCAGTGGCAAGGCCGACCAGCAGGACTACCTGCGCTCGCTCGGCGCACGCGACATCCTCGGCCGCGACGCGTTGGGGACGAAACGGCCGATGGAATCGGTGCGCTTCGGCGGCGCGCTGGACAATGTGGGCGGCCCGATGCTCAACAGCCTGCTGGCGCAGACCGCGCCCTATGGCAATGTCGCCAGTGCCGGCCTGGCCGCCAGCGCCGAACTGCCGACCACCGTCATGCCTTTCATCATCCGCGGCGTATCCCTGCTGGGCGTGGCCTCGGCCGGCACCGCCCGCGACATCCGCGAAGCCATCTGGACCCACCTGGCCAGCGACTGGAAGCCGGCGGCGCTGGATGCCATCTGCACGGCGGAAACCGAACTGGCCGGTCTGCCCGACATCTTCCGCAAAATGCTCGCAGGCGGCTCGCTGGGGCGCACACTGGTGCGGTTCTGA
- a CDS encoding LOG family protein, which translates to MKSVCVYCGSNAGARPIYADAARALGTRIACEGAALIYGGGNVGLMGIAADAALAAGGEVIGVIPQQLVDWEVAHRGVTRLEVVDSMHTRKMRMFELSDAFVALPGGFGTLDEMFEMLTWRQLGLGRKPCAFLDVAGFWQPLMAMMDTMVRERFLHADQRNDLWHGEDVEALFDWMRGYQPAQADKWLDEKRRSQLSSLEDT; encoded by the coding sequence ATGAAATCGGTCTGCGTCTATTGCGGCTCCAATGCGGGCGCACGCCCGATCTACGCCGATGCCGCCCGCGCGCTCGGCACGCGCATCGCATGCGAAGGCGCGGCGCTGATCTACGGCGGCGGCAATGTCGGGCTGATGGGCATCGCCGCCGATGCCGCACTGGCCGCGGGTGGCGAAGTCATCGGCGTCATCCCCCAGCAGCTGGTGGATTGGGAAGTCGCGCACCGTGGCGTGACCCGGCTTGAAGTCGTCGATTCCATGCACACGCGCAAGATGCGGATGTTCGAACTGTCCGATGCCTTCGTCGCCCTGCCCGGTGGTTTCGGCACGCTCGACGAGATGTTCGAGATGCTGACCTGGCGCCAGCTCGGGCTCGGACGCAAGCCGTGCGCCTTCCTCGACGTCGCCGGTTTCTGGCAGCCGTTGATGGCGATGATGGATACGATGGTCCGCGAGCGCTTCCTGCACGCCGACCAGCGCAACGACCTCTGGCACGGCGAGGATGTCGAGGCGCTGTTCGACTGGATGCGCGGCTACCAGCCGGCGCAGGCCGACAAATGGCTGGACGAGAAGCGTCGCAGCCAGCTTTCGTCACTGGAGGACACATGA